Proteins co-encoded in one Brassica oleracea var. oleracea cultivar TO1000 chromosome C4, BOL, whole genome shotgun sequence genomic window:
- the LOC106339055 gene encoding uncharacterized protein At4g04775-like — MTSSSISSARFPRISTHGMPTRCWFGEGLTTFGSSTVENRYRRFYRCEIARDRKTENHLFKWIDKALIEEIQMVDAKHERVAQGITKFEERVMEKVKSEMVRVEHQMSEKLKEKVDLEIARVAHEMKHKLKIATVAMVVVGAIVGIWTSLSV; from the exons ATGACCAGTTCGTCAATATCTTCTGCTCGTTTTCCTCGAATCTCTACTCATGGTATGCCTACAAGATGTTGGTTTGGCGAGGGCCTAACCACGTTTGGTTCATCGACGGTGGAGAATAGGTATCGACGATTCTACCGATGCGAAATCGCAAGAGAT AGAAAAACTGAGAATCATCTATTTAAATGGATTGATAAAGCTTTGATTGAGGAGATTCAGATGGTGGATGCGAAACATGAGAGGGTTGCTCAAGGGATTACAAAGTTTGAAGAAAGGGTTATGGAAAAGGTGAAATCCGAGATGGTTAGAGTTGAACATCAGATGTCCGAAAAGCTTAAAGAGAAGGTAGACTTGGAGATTGCTAGAGTTGCACACGAGATGAAACATAAGCTAAAGATAGCAACTGTGGCTATGGTAGTTGTAGGAGCAATCGTAGGAATATGGACTTCTCTTAGTGTATGA